A single window of Papio anubis isolate 15944 chromosome 8, Panubis1.0, whole genome shotgun sequence DNA harbors:
- the NEFM gene encoding neurofilament medium polypeptide has protein sequence MSYTLDSLGNPSAYRRVTETRSSFSRVSGSPSSGFRSQSWSRGSPSTVSSSYKRSMLAPRLAYSSAMLSSAESSLDFSQSSSLLNGGSGPGGDYKLSRSNEKEQLQGLNDRFAGYIEKVHYLEQQNKEIEAEIQALRQKQASHAQLGDAYDQEIRELRATLEMVNHEKAQVQLDSDHLEEDIHRLKERFEEEARLRDDTEAAIRALRKDIEEASLVKVELDKKVQSLQDEVAFLRSNHEEEVADLLAQIQASHITVERKDYLKTDISTALKEIRSQLECHSDQNMHQAEEWFKCRYAKLTEAAEQNKEAIRSAKEEIAEYRRQLQSKSIELESVRGTKESLERQLSDIEERHNHDLSSYQDTIQQLENELRGTKWEMARHLREYQDLLNVKMALDIEIAAYRKLLEGEETRFSTFAGSITGPLYTHRQPSVTISSKIQKTKVEAPKLKVQHKFVEEIIEETKVEDEKSEMEEALTAITEELAVSMKEEKEEAAEEKGEEPEAEEEEVAAKKSPVKPTAPEVKEEEEGEKEEEEGQEEEEEEEDEGAKSDQAEEGGSEKEGSSEKEEGEQEEGETEAEGEAEEAEAKEEKKVEEKREEVATKEELVADVKVEKPEKAKSPVPKSPVEEKAKSPVTKSPVEEKAKSPVTKSPVEEAKSKAEVGKGEQKEEEEKEVKEAPKEEKVEKKEEKPKDVPEKKKAESPVKEEAVEEVVTITKSVKVHLEKEIKEEGKPLQQEKEKEKVGGEGGSEEEGSDKGAKGSRKEDIAVNGEVEGKEEVEQETKEKGSGREEEKGVVTNGLDLSPADEKKGGDKSEEKVVVTKTVEKITSEGGDGATKYITKSVTVTQKVEEHEETFEEKLVSTKKVEKVTSHAIVKEVTQSD, from the exons ATGAGCTACACGTTGGACTCGCTGGGCAACCCGTCCGCCTACCGGCGGGTAACCGAGACCCGCTCGAGCTTCAGCCGCGTCAGCGGTTCCCCGTCCAGCGGCTTCCGCTCGCAGTCGTGGTCCCGCGGCTCGCCCAGCACCGTGTCTTCCTCCTACAAGCGCAGCATGCTCGCCCCGCGCCTCGCCTACAGCTCGGCCATGCTCAGCTCCGCCGAGAGCAGTCTTGACTTCAGCCAGTCCTCGTCCCTGCTCAACGGCGGCTCCGGACCCGGTGGCGACTACAAGCTGTCACGCTCCAACGAGAAGGAGCAGCTGCAGGGGCTGAACGACCGCTTCGCCGGCTACATAGAGAAGGTGCACTACCTGGAGCAGCAGAATAAGGAGATTGAGGCGGAGATCCAGGCGCTGCGGCAGAAGCAGGCCTCGCACGCCCAGCTGGGCGACGCGTACGACCAGGAGATCCGCGAGCTGCGCGCCACGCTGGAGATGGTGAACCACGAGAAGGCTCAGGTGCAGCTGGACTCGGACCACCTGGAGGAAGACATCCACCGGCTCAAGGAGCGCTTCGAGGAGGAGGCGCGGCTGCGCGACGACACTGAGGCGGCCATCCGCGCGCTGCGCAAAGACATCGAGGAGGCGTCGCTGGTCAAGGTGGAGCTGGACAAGAAGGTGCAGTCGCTGCAGGATGAGGTGGCCTTCCTGCGGAGCAACCACGAGGAGGAGGTGGCCGACCTTCTGGCCCAGATCCAGGCATCACACATCACGGTGGAGCGCAAAGACTACCTGAAGACAGACATCTCTACGGCGCTGAAGGAAATCCGCTCCCAGCTCGAATGCCACTCCGACCAGAATATGCACCAGGCCGAAGAGTGGTTCAAATGCCGCTACGCCAAGCTCACCGAGGCGGCAGAGCAGAACAAGGAGGCCATCCGCTCCGCCAAGGAAGAGATCGCCGAGTACCGGCGCCAGTTGCAGTCCAAGAGCATCGAGCTAGAGTCGGTGCGCGGCACCAAGGAGTCCCTGGAGCGGCAGCTCAGCGACATCGAGGAGCGCCACAACCACGACCTCAGCAGCTACCAG GACACCATCCAGCAGCTGGAAAATGAGCTTCGGGGCACAAAGTGGGAAATGGCTCGTCATTTGCGCGAATACCAGGACCTCCTCAACGTCAAGATGGCTCTGGATATAGAAATCGCTGCGTACAG AAAACTCCTGGAGGGTGAAGAGACGAGATTTAGCACATTTGCAGGAAGCATCACTGGGCCACTGTACACACACCGACAGCCCTCAGTCACAATATCCAGTAAGATTCAGAAAACCAAGGTGGAAGCTCCCAAGCTCAAGGTCCAACACAAATTTGTTGAGGAGATCATAGAGGAAACCAAAGTGGAGGATGAGAAGTCAGAAATGGAAGAGGCCCTGACAGCCATTACAGAGGAATTGGCCGTTTCcatgaaggaagagaaggaagaagcagcagaagaaaagggagaggagccagaagctgaagaagaagaagtagcTGCCAAAAAGTCTCCAGTGAAACCAACTGCACCTGAAgttaaagaagaggaagagggggaaaaggaggaagaggaaggccaggaagaagaagaggaagaagaagatgagGGAGCTAAGTCAGACCAAGCCGAAGAGGGAGGATCCGAGAAGGAAGGCTCTAGTGAAAAAGAGGAAGGTgagcaggaagaaggagaaacagaGGCTGAAGGTGAAGCAGAGGAAGCCGAAgctaaagaggaaaagaaagtggAGGAAAAGCGTGAGGAAGTGGCTACCAAGGAGGAGCTGGTGGCAGATGTCAAGGTGGAAAAGCCAGAAAAAGCCAAGTCTCCTGTGCCAAAATCACCAGTGGAAGAGAAAGCCAAGTCTCCTGTGACAAAATCACCAGTGGAAGAGAAAGCCAAGTCTCCTGTGACAAAATCACCAGTGGAAGAGGCAAAGTCAAAAGCAGAAGTGGGGAAAGGTgaacagaaagaggaagaagagaaggaagtcaAGGAAGCTCCCAAggaagagaaggtagagaaaaaggaagagaaaccaaaggATGTGCCAGAGAAGAAGAAAGCTGAGTCCCCGGTAAAGGAGGAAGCTGTGGAGGAGGTGGTCACCATCACCAAATCGGTAAAGGTGCACTTGGAGAAAGAGATCAAAGAAGAGGGGAAGCCActgcagcaggagaaagagaaggagaaagtgggaggagagggagggagtgaggaagaAGGGAGTGATAAAGGTGCCAAGGGATCCAGGAAGGAAGACATAGCTGTCAATGGGGAggtagaaggaaaagaggaggtaGAGCAGGAGACCAAGGAAAAAGGcagtgggagggaagaggagaaaggcgTTGTCACCAATGGCCTAGACTTGAGCCCGGCAGATGAAAAGAAGGGGGGAGATAAAAGTGAGGAGAAAGTGGTAGTGACCAAAACAGTAGAAAAAATCACCAGTGAGGGGGGAGATGGTGCTACCAAATATATCACCAAATCTGTAACCGTCACTCAAAAGGTTGAAGAGCATGAAGAGACCTTTGAGGAGAAACTAGTGTCTactaaaaaggtagaaaaagtcACTTCACACGCCATAGTAAAGGAAGTCACCCAGAGTGACTAA